The proteins below are encoded in one region of Strix aluco isolate bStrAlu1 chromosome 8, bStrAlu1.hap1, whole genome shotgun sequence:
- the GPX7 gene encoding glutathione peroxidase 7 produces the protein MLDPEGSVEHKPSSSFPKVLLIPLAMLLAIAALLLLAFSATQQKEPDFYTFKVVNIRGKLVSLEKYRGSVSLVVNVASECGYTDSHYKALQQLQRDLGPYHFNVLAFPCNQFGQQEPDTNKEIESFARKTYGASFPMFSKIAVSGAGAIPAFKYLIDSTGEEPTWNFWKYLVDPNGKVVKAWDSTVSVEEIRPYVTELVRKIILKKKDEL, from the exons ATGCTAGATCCTGAGGGCAGTGTGGAGCACaagccttcctcttccttccccaaagTTCTCCTCATCCCTCTAGCCATGCTCCTTGCAATTGCAGCACTCCTGCTCTTAGCATTCTCCGCTACGCAGCAGAAAGAGCCTGATTTTTACACTTTCAAAGTTGTAAACATCAGGGGCAAACTAGTCTCTCTGGAGAAATACAGGGGCTCG GTGTCGCTTGTTGTCAACGTTGCGAGTGAGTGTGGGTATACAGATAGCCACTACAAGGCCTTACAACAGTTACAGAGAGACCTCGGACCATATCATTTCAATGTGCTGGCATTCCCATGCAATCAATTTGGGCAGCAAGAACCAGACACTAACAAAGAAATCGAGAGTTTTGCACGAAAGACTTACGGTGCCTCCTTTCCTATGTTCAGCAAAATTGCAGTCAGCGGAGCCGGTGCAATTCCTGCCTTCAAGTACTTAATTG ATTCTACAGGAGAAGAACCAACTTGGAACTTCTGGAAATACCTGGTGGACCCCAATGGGAAAGTAGTAAAGGCCTGGGACTCTACTGTCTCTGTTGAAGAAATAAGACCTTATGTTACAGAACTTGTAAGGAAAATTATcctgaagaagaaagatgaattaTGA